The following proteins come from a genomic window of Lycium ferocissimum isolate CSIRO_LF1 chromosome 4, AGI_CSIRO_Lferr_CH_V1, whole genome shotgun sequence:
- the LOC132053766 gene encoding uncharacterized protein LOC132053766 yields MNGAVEATNKNIKRILRKLMDNYKGWHKQLPYALLGYHTTARTSTGETPYLLVYDTKVVIPAEVEIPSLRIIQEAELDNAEWVRARYEQLALIDEKRMVALCHGQLYRQKMVRAFNKRVRARLFQIGQLVPRRIFPHQDEYKGKFAPNWQGPYMVHKVLFGGAVVLAEMDGQEWPKPINSDATKRYYA; encoded by the coding sequence ATGAATGGAGCCGTAGAAGCAaccaacaagaatatcaagaggatattgaGGAAACTGATGGATAATTATAAAGGCTGGCACAAGCAGTTGCCTTATGCTTTACTGGGATACCATACTACGGCCAGAACTTCAACAGGAGAAACTCCATATTTGTTAGTCTACGATACTAAAGTAGTCATACCCGCCGAAGTTGAGATACCTTCTTTGAGAATCATTCAAGAAGCCGAGCTGGATAATGCTGAATGGGTCCGAGCTCGATATGAGCAGTTGGCTTTAATCGACGAGAAAAGGATGGTCGCCCTATGCCACGGTCAACTATACCGCCAAAAGATGGTAAGAGCCTTCAACAAACGAGTCAGGGCTCGACTCTTTCAAATTGGGCAACTGGTGCCCAGAAGGATTTTCCCACATCAAGatgaatacaaaggaaaattcgcTCCCAACTGGCAAGGTCCCTACATGGTCCACAAAGTACTCTTCGGAGGAGCTGTAGTACTGGCAGAAATGGATGGACAAGAGTGGCCAAAGCCGATCAACTCAGATGCAACCAAGCGCTACTATGCATGA